One genomic window of Bacteroidota bacterium includes the following:
- a CDS encoding LamG domain-containing protein has product MKTIKIFTVLSFCAVVAFCGCKKSSDDNDGGNGTDHSADTIAASHLVGYWKFNGDVVDKKAHSDTAHNVTYTTDRFGNINSAYKGSATTYVTVVPKTDLKVGSITMSVWLRAQQLTGGTSFILSYIDPSIDWNAGYGLWQEGSSRTDTLRYKGFFMHQNSSVFTWLDTQYGQTANVQFSTSKWIHLVYTYDGNTSIRGLYLNGAQIMKDTIKYNNALMGPITVPATATNFYIGKNPNTAQSWLGNYLGDMDDLRIYNTALTSSQVKKLYDSENTVEGN; this is encoded by the coding sequence ATGAAAACAATTAAAATTTTTACCGTTTTATCTTTTTGCGCTGTAGTCGCATTTTGTGGTTGTAAAAAAAGTAGTGATGACAACGATGGCGGTAATGGAACTGACCATTCTGCCGATACCATTGCTGCATCCCATCTGGTAGGTTATTGGAAATTCAATGGCGATGTTGTTGATAAAAAGGCACATTCAGATACTGCCCATAATGTTACCTATACCACCGATAGGTTTGGAAATATAAATTCTGCATACAAGGGCAGTGCTACTACATACGTTACTGTAGTGCCAAAAACTGATTTGAAGGTTGGGAGCATAACAATGAGTGTATGGTTAAGGGCTCAGCAATTGACCGGAGGAACCAGTTTTATTCTTTCCTATATTGATCCTTCAATAGACTGGAATGCCGGTTATGGTTTATGGCAGGAAGGTAGTTCCAGAACGGATACCCTCCGTTACAAGGGCTTCTTTATGCACCAGAATTCAAGCGTTTTTACTTGGCTGGATACACAATATGGTCAGACCGCTAATGTACAATTCTCGACTTCAAAATGGATTCATCTAGTTTATACTTATGATGGCAACACTTCTATCAGAGGTCTCTACTTAAATGGCGCACAAATTATGAAAGATACCATCAAATATAATAATGCATTGATGGGTCCAATCACTGTTCCTGCTACTGCTACCAATTTTTATATAGGTAAAAATCCCAATACTGCTCAGTCCTGGTTGGGTAACTATCTTGGCGATATGGATGATTTAAGAATTTATAACACTGCGCTTACTTCATCCCAGGTAAAAAAATTGTATGATAGCGAAAACACTGTTGAAGGTAATTAG
- a CDS encoding glucoamylase family protein → MIGLGVWIGIANGQHQTKLSDKALLNRVESQTLKYFYDFAHPACGMAVERSDTHEYSNDVVTTGGTGFGIMGIVVGVNRGFIKRDVAVNHLLKITSFLDTCQRYHGAWSHWYFGSTGKTKPFSKFDNGGDLVETAYLVEGLLAARQYFRGNDRNEKLLVSKINKLWKSVEWNWYTNNKKLLYWHWSPEYQWAMNFPIKGWNECLITYVLAASSPTHPIDPSVYHQCWAKSDHFFNGKKYYNYRLAVGFPYGGPLFFAHYSFLGLDPRGLSDSYANYWELNRNHTLINYQYCIENPKKYKGYGPDCWGLTASDNYENYSAHSPTNDLGVITPTAALSSFPYTPVYSMKALRHFYYDLGDKIWGTYGFTDAFSESKDWYAGNYLAIDQGPIIVMIENYRSGLIWNLFMSCPEIQKGLKILGFSINEKQKQQIIRAWGQRNN, encoded by the coding sequence ATGATTGGCCTTGGGGTATGGATAGGCATTGCAAATGGGCAGCATCAAACAAAACTGTCGGATAAAGCTCTGTTGAACCGCGTTGAAAGCCAAACATTAAAATATTTTTATGATTTTGCCCATCCAGCGTGTGGAATGGCCGTAGAGCGCAGTGATACACATGAATATTCTAATGATGTTGTTACAACCGGTGGAACAGGTTTCGGTATTATGGGCATTGTCGTAGGTGTAAACAGAGGTTTTATCAAAAGAGATGTAGCTGTTAATCATTTACTTAAAATTACTTCCTTCCTGGATACTTGTCAAAGGTATCATGGGGCTTGGTCACACTGGTATTTTGGCTCAACCGGGAAAACGAAACCTTTCAGCAAATTTGATAACGGAGGTGATCTGGTTGAAACCGCTTATCTGGTAGAGGGTCTTCTTGCTGCAAGGCAGTATTTTAGAGGCAATGACAGGAATGAGAAGTTGCTGGTTTCAAAAATCAATAAACTATGGAAAAGTGTTGAATGGAACTGGTATACCAATAATAAAAAACTGTTATATTGGCATTGGTCTCCTGAATATCAATGGGCAATGAATTTCCCGATAAAAGGTTGGAATGAATGCCTTATTACTTATGTCCTTGCTGCTTCTTCTCCGACTCATCCCATTGATCCTTCCGTATATCATCAATGTTGGGCAAAATCTGACCATTTTTTTAATGGTAAAAAGTATTATAATTATCGACTTGCAGTGGGTTTCCCTTATGGAGGCCCTCTTTTCTTTGCCCATTATTCATTTCTGGGCCTGGATCCCAGAGGTTTGAGCGATAGCTATGCCAATTACTGGGAACTGAACCGTAATCATACTCTTATTAATTATCAATATTGTATTGAAAATCCTAAAAAATATAAAGGTTATGGCCCGGATTGCTGGGGATTGACAGCCAGTGACAATTACGAAAACTATTCGGCCCATTCTCCAACAAATGACCTGGGAGTCATTACCCCCACTGCTGCTTTATCTTCTTTCCCTTATACTCCCGTTTATTCGATGAAAGCTTTACGACATTTTTATTATGATCTGGGAGATAAGATATGGGGTACCTATGGATTTACGGATGCTTTCTCCGAAAGCAAGGATTGGTATGCCGGCAATTATCTTGCCATTGATCAGGGCCCCATCATCGTAATGATCGAGAATTACCGAAGCGGTTTAATCTGGAACCTCTTCATGTCCTGCCCTGAAATTCAAAAAGGTTTGAAAATTCTGGGTTTTAGTATAAACGAAAAACAAAAACAGCAAATAATCAGAGCATGGGGACAAAGAAATAATTAA
- a CDS encoding glycoside hydrolase family 3 N-terminal domain-containing protein has product MVSCKKIPVTQEAFYNYKADSLLKLMTLDEKVGQLNLLTSDWSVTGPSINKNYFNLIKEGKVGAIFNAYTVDYITRLQKAAVENTRLHIPLFFGYDVIHGHRTIFPIPLGQAASWDLDMIEQSERIAAVEASAEGINWTFAPMVDIARDPRWGRVSEGAGEDTWLGCRIAERRVKGFQGNDLSKPNTIIACVKHFAAYGAPQAGRDYNTVDISDRSLFEWYLPPYKAAVEAGAASAMTSFNEISGIPSTSNKWLINGLLRKQWGFKGFVVSDYTGIDELVPHGVAANLEHAAQLAINAGVDMDMQGETYQKNLIDLVNTGKVSLNTLNSAVKNILIAKYRLGLFDDPYRYCDKNREKTEIMTPGNLAFARKMVSKSCVLLKNENQTLPVNKNIKKIAVIGPLADSKVDMLGNWSAAGEWNQCVTLLEGVKNAVSVDTKVMYAKGCDVTSGKDSDIVKALSVAKDADYIILALGESGSMSGEASSRSNIGLPGNQLELARAISKIGKPFAVALFNGRPLAIPELDSISPAILETWFGGTQAGNGIADVLFGDVCPSGKLTMTFPRSVGQVPIFYNHKNTGRPFDASHPADKYKSRYIDVPNDPLYPFGFGLSYTHFTYSPISMEKSEYHPGEKINASVNIVNSGNYDGEEVVQLYVHALLGEVTRPVEELKGFKKIFLKKGEILNVNFILDPKDLGYYHSDMSFTTDKGEYELLIGTNSADTQKIKFIIR; this is encoded by the coding sequence ATGGTATCCTGTAAAAAGATACCTGTTACGCAGGAAGCATTTTACAATTACAAGGCCGATTCTTTATTAAAATTGATGACTCTTGATGAGAAGGTGGGACAATTAAATCTACTGACAAGTGATTGGTCAGTGACAGGTCCCAGCATCAATAAGAATTATTTTAATTTAATTAAGGAAGGCAAAGTTGGTGCCATATTTAATGCATATACCGTAGATTATATCACAAGGTTGCAAAAGGCTGCAGTTGAGAATACCCGCTTGCACATTCCCTTATTTTTTGGGTATGATGTAATTCATGGCCACCGAACTATTTTCCCTATACCCCTGGGTCAGGCAGCCAGCTGGGATCTTGATATGATAGAACAATCTGAACGGATTGCTGCTGTTGAGGCCTCAGCCGAGGGAATCAACTGGACATTTGCCCCAATGGTTGATATTGCAAGAGATCCAAGATGGGGCCGTGTATCAGAAGGTGCCGGTGAAGATACCTGGCTGGGATGCCGTATAGCTGAAAGAAGGGTAAAGGGTTTCCAGGGTAATGATTTGTCTAAACCCAATACTATTATAGCCTGCGTGAAACATTTTGCTGCTTATGGCGCGCCGCAGGCAGGCCGCGATTATAATACTGTTGATATCTCAGACCGTTCCCTGTTTGAATGGTACCTTCCTCCTTACAAGGCCGCTGTTGAAGCGGGAGCAGCAAGTGCCATGACTTCTTTTAATGAAATATCCGGTATTCCTTCAACTTCAAATAAATGGCTGATTAATGGTTTGTTGCGAAAACAATGGGGATTTAAAGGATTTGTGGTTTCTGATTATACCGGTATTGATGAACTTGTCCCTCACGGAGTTGCCGCTAATTTGGAGCATGCAGCACAACTTGCTATAAATGCCGGAGTAGATATGGACATGCAGGGGGAAACTTATCAGAAAAACCTGATAGATCTTGTAAATACAGGAAAAGTAAGTTTGAATACTTTGAACTCGGCTGTTAAAAACATACTGATTGCCAAATACCGTCTGGGATTGTTTGATGATCCTTACCGCTATTGTGACAAAAATCGGGAGAAAACAGAGATTATGACTCCCGGAAATTTGGCTTTCGCTCGCAAAATGGTTTCTAAATCTTGTGTTTTGCTGAAAAATGAGAATCAGACTCTTCCTGTAAATAAAAATATTAAGAAGATTGCTGTAATTGGTCCATTGGCCGATTCAAAGGTGGATATGCTGGGTAACTGGTCGGCGGCAGGAGAATGGAATCAATGTGTTACGCTTCTGGAAGGAGTTAAAAATGCTGTATCTGTTGATACTAAAGTAATGTACGCCAAAGGTTGTGATGTTACTTCGGGCAAGGATTCAGATATAGTCAAGGCTCTGTCAGTGGCTAAGGATGCAGATTATATTATTTTGGCACTTGGAGAAAGCGGAAGTATGAGCGGCGAAGCTTCAAGCCGTTCTAATATCGGGCTTCCGGGAAATCAACTTGAACTGGCAAGGGCTATTTCAAAAATAGGAAAACCATTTGCAGTTGCACTTTTTAATGGGCGTCCCCTGGCTATTCCTGAACTTGACAGTATTTCCCCTGCGATACTTGAGACATGGTTTGGTGGAACTCAGGCAGGAAATGGTATTGCTGATGTCCTCTTCGGTGATGTTTGTCCTTCCGGGAAATTAACAATGACATTTCCCCGTTCGGTGGGTCAGGTGCCTATATTTTATAACCATAAAAATACAGGCCGGCCATTCGATGCCTCACATCCTGCTGATAAATATAAATCCAGATATATAGATGTTCCTAACGATCCTCTCTATCCTTTTGGTTTTGGGCTGAGTTATACCCATTTTACTTATTCGCCGATAAGCATGGAGAAATCAGAATATCATCCTGGTGAAAAAATAAATGCTTCGGTCAATATTGTCAATTCGGGTAATTATGACGGAGAAGAAGTGGTTCAGCTTTATGTTCATGCTTTATTGGGAGAGGTTACCAGACCTGTTGAAGAATTGAAGGGATTCAAAAAAATATTTTTGAAAAAAGGAGAAATACTAAATGTTAACTTTATTCTTGATCCTAAGGACCTTGGTTACTATCATTCTGATATGAGTTTTACAACGGATAAGGGTGAATATGAATTATTGATTGGAACAAATTCTGCTGATACACAAAAAATTAAATTTATAATACGTTAA
- a CDS encoding two-component regulator propeller domain-containing protein, whose product MYFANSEGLIEYNGISHNTYFLPKKKTVRSVFVDNFGHIFTGLFEEFGYWSNDGTPNIHYHRLSGKIKMPRNDEIWKICTLKRKIYFQSFTSIYIYDYKTVKMVKAPYTMLFMFCAGEKLVVQILDKGLFWFDGRRFIFIQGSEIFAHTKVHAVIPCLNNAFLVCTANHGIYSYDGKRFSYFNSEVSDFLKYYTCNAGIRIPDGRYAFGTILNGVVVTDVHGKIVDHYNYSNGLNNNTVLSLFCDRQNGLWVGLDEGTNYISLSSPYTSYSNTTGTLGTIYAVLKDQNKIYLGTNHGLYVSQIGGNLHKFDFENVRFIPNSQGQVWSLAKFGNQILCGHNEGTFSVMGNSLRKISDITGGWTIKPLENLLMEGTYTGIVLFKKDKKGQWSFFRKINGYSEPTRHLETDYQGFIWTSHYQRGVYKLELNENLDKVVRSTYFASFPSASAPVDVFSVNNRIVFTTSNKIYTYDYIHNRISSFDELNQSLGEYRSSTQIIPFSRNYYWFVNNDKIALFKIKNDFKAKRIMVLFQKNSNLPGRDLAIIQLNDQTLLVPNRQAFSTYDLSLHEPVSPWGVFFQRLVFKGKNKTIECGLKAPEKIKIPYSCNNLTAFFACPSRFDDMEKKFYYRLKGLDDNWHETSLDNFTYLNLPHGTWTLELRPLKGNKTAVITFTVACPWYLSWFAIALYLILLMYLAYLGRAIFKAELNRHRKLIEYEVKKNKLENELDHKSSELMLTMRYLIQKNEILTELKNQILDIKSLSSRYPIKFVDNMDHIINQGLESQTEEWKTAMANLKLSEQGFFKKLKEKYPDLTNNDLRLCSYLRMNFSTKEIARLLNISTRGVEISRYRIRRKFQLSHDVNLTEFLMNEMADS is encoded by the coding sequence GTGTATTTTGCAAATTCTGAAGGATTAATAGAATACAATGGAATAAGTCATAATACTTATTTCCTGCCAAAAAAGAAAACTGTACGTTCCGTATTTGTTGATAATTTTGGACATATATTTACCGGATTATTCGAGGAATTTGGTTATTGGTCAAATGATGGCACGCCAAACATTCATTATCATCGTCTTTCAGGAAAAATCAAAATGCCCCGAAACGATGAAATCTGGAAAATATGTACTTTAAAGAGGAAAATCTATTTTCAGTCTTTTACCTCAATTTATATTTATGATTACAAGACAGTAAAGATGGTTAAGGCTCCCTATACCATGCTTTTTATGTTTTGTGCCGGCGAAAAACTTGTTGTTCAAATACTTGATAAGGGATTATTCTGGTTTGATGGCCGAAGGTTTATTTTTATTCAGGGAAGTGAAATTTTTGCACACACGAAAGTACATGCTGTGATTCCATGCCTGAACAATGCCTTTCTGGTTTGTACAGCCAATCATGGGATATATTCCTATGATGGAAAACGTTTTTCATATTTTAATTCCGAAGTATCAGATTTTCTAAAATATTATACCTGTAATGCCGGGATTAGGATCCCTGATGGCCGTTATGCTTTTGGAACCATATTAAATGGTGTTGTTGTTACAGATGTTCATGGGAAAATTGTTGACCATTATAATTATTCGAATGGTTTGAATAACAATACTGTATTATCTCTTTTTTGTGACCGGCAGAATGGTTTATGGGTAGGATTGGATGAGGGAACAAATTATATCAGTTTGTCTTCTCCTTATACATCCTATTCGAATACTACAGGAACGTTAGGAACTATATATGCCGTGTTGAAAGATCAGAACAAGATTTATCTTGGAACTAATCATGGTCTTTATGTTTCTCAGATAGGTGGAAATTTACATAAATTTGATTTCGAAAATGTACGGTTTATTCCCAATAGCCAGGGACAGGTATGGAGTCTGGCCAAGTTCGGCAATCAGATTCTTTGCGGACACAATGAGGGTACTTTTTCTGTAATGGGTAATTCTCTCAGAAAGATATCCGATATCACCGGGGGATGGACGATTAAGCCTTTGGAAAATCTTTTAATGGAAGGGACCTATACCGGAATAGTCCTCTTTAAAAAGGACAAAAAAGGACAGTGGTCTTTTTTTAGAAAAATTAATGGATATAGTGAACCGACCCGCCACCTGGAGACCGATTATCAGGGATTTATTTGGACTTCTCATTATCAGCGCGGGGTCTATAAACTGGAACTTAATGAAAATCTTGATAAAGTCGTACGCTCTACCTATTTCGCCAGTTTCCCCTCTGCGTCTGCTCCTGTAGATGTTTTTAGTGTCAACAACAGAATCGTTTTTACTACTTCCAATAAAATTTATACCTATGACTATATTCATAACCGGATTTCTTCGTTTGATGAATTAAACCAAAGTCTGGGCGAATATAGATCCTCAACACAGATTATCCCTTTTAGTCGTAATTATTATTGGTTTGTAAATAATGACAAGATTGCCCTTTTTAAAATCAAGAATGATTTTAAGGCAAAAAGGATAATGGTCCTTTTCCAAAAAAATTCAAATCTCCCTGGAAGAGACCTGGCTATTATTCAATTAAATGATCAAACCTTACTTGTCCCTAATCGTCAGGCTTTTTCAACATATGATTTATCATTGCATGAACCGGTATCTCCCTGGGGAGTATTTTTTCAAAGACTTGTTTTTAAAGGGAAAAATAAAACAATTGAATGTGGATTGAAGGCCCCGGAGAAAATTAAAATACCTTATTCCTGTAATAATTTGACGGCCTTTTTTGCCTGTCCAAGTCGGTTTGACGATATGGAAAAGAAATTTTATTACAGATTAAAAGGACTTGATGATAATTGGCATGAGACTTCATTGGATAATTTTACCTATTTAAATTTGCCGCATGGTACGTGGACCCTTGAATTGCGGCCGCTGAAAGGTAATAAGACTGCTGTTATAACTTTTACAGTGGCCTGTCCCTGGTATCTCTCCTGGTTTGCTATTGCCCTGTATTTAATTCTATTAATGTATCTTGCTTACCTTGGACGTGCCATTTTCAAAGCCGAATTGAACAGGCATAGGAAACTCATTGAATATGAGGTAAAGAAAAATAAATTGGAAAATGAACTGGATCATAAAAGCAGTGAACTGATGCTTACCATGCGTTATCTGATTCAGAAAAATGAGATATTGACCGAACTTAAGAATCAGATTTTAGACATCAAATCGCTTAGTTCCAGGTATCCGATAAAGTTTGTAGATAATATGGATCACATAATTAATCAGGGTTTGGAATCACAAACTGAGGAATGGAAAACGGCCATGGCCAATTTAAAACTATCCGAACAGGGCTTTTTTAAGAAACTTAAAGAGAAATATCCGGATCTTACGAACAACGATTTAAGATTGTGCTCTTACCTGCGTATGAATTTTTCGACCAAAGAAATTGCCAGGTTGTTGAATATATCCACCAGAGGGGTTGAAATCAGCCGTTACCGCATAAGACGGAAATTCCAATTATCTCATGATGTAAACCTTACCGAATTTCTGATGAATGAAATGGCTGATTCTTAG